One genomic segment of Bradyrhizobium prioriisuperbiae includes these proteins:
- a CDS encoding NUDIX domain-containing protein → MSIANRIRVQSVRLLSDNWYTLKSTTFEWLRSNGQWQTQHRETYDRGNGAALLPYNRARRTVILTKQFRYPAYVSGHDDLLIEAAAGLLDDETPEKRIRAEAEEEIGYRLHRVEKVFEAFMSPGSVTEKLHFFVAEYDPGMRISDGGGNPSEGEDIEVLEPSIDEALAMIADGRIVDAKTIILLQYAALHVFK, encoded by the coding sequence ATGAGCATCGCCAACCGCATCCGCGTCCAGTCCGTCCGCCTGCTGTCGGACAATTGGTACACGCTGAAGAGCACCACGTTCGAGTGGCTGCGCTCGAACGGCCAATGGCAGACCCAGCACCGCGAGACCTACGATCGCGGCAACGGCGCGGCGCTGCTGCCTTATAACCGCGCGCGCCGCACCGTCATCCTGACCAAGCAGTTTCGCTATCCTGCCTATGTCAGCGGCCATGACGACCTGCTGATCGAAGCTGCTGCCGGACTGCTCGACGACGAAACTCCCGAAAAGCGCATCCGTGCGGAGGCGGAAGAAGAGATCGGCTATCGGCTGCACCGCGTGGAGAAGGTGTTCGAGGCGTTCATGAGCCCAGGCTCGGTGACCGAGAAACTGCATTTCTTTGTCGCCGAATACGACCCAGGCATGCGCATCAGCGACGGCGGCGGCAATCCCTCCGAGGGCGAGGATATCGAGGTGCTGGAGCCTTCAATCGACGAGGCGCTGGCCATGATCGCCGACGGCCGCATCGTGGACGCCAAGACCATCATACTGCTGCAGTATGCGGCACTGCATGTGTTCAAGTGA